The genomic DNA AAGGCATTGTCATAAACAGGTAGTTGTATAATCATAGCATACGATCACTCTAATGTGATGCATTGTTAATAGCTTGTTCTACAATGTAAGGGCAGAGAGTTAATGGGTGCGGATAGTGTaagcattatttaattatgtaggtacacctCAAGCACATGTACCTATCGCTATCgaatattttgatttaatttcgAAATTAACATGCTTCTAAAACGTAACATTTTCTAACTTGTAGCTATTTCGAAGGCAATTTAGTCCACACGCAACGCGGACATACTAATTATTATcgtacattttataaaatggcgttacgaatatattatttttctgcCTGACGACATTTTACACGACCAGGCAAAATCGAGTCTCATCTAAACAATGAGATTCGTTTAGTGCATCCAGTCCCATGACGAATACGACCTAATTACGAAACTATTCGCGAAACTTATCGCAGTTTCTAGATCTAACACAGGCGGTTAGCAAGATGTAATGGGAATAAAGGTTTACATATTCTTAAAATACGAGGTATCATCTTTCACGTAGAGCCAGGGGGAGACGATACTAGTTGTGCAATCGACTCGTAAGAAAACAGTCATTGTTCCACATTACACAAACAATGTAACCGAACGCGTCTAAAAACATTAAGATCGTGGAAACATGGAAGTGCAGCTGTAGCAATCGTACAGAGATCGCTCggggcgccggcgccggctaTGCACGCAAAGTTGGGaaaaaagtttatattttaatgGCATATAATCGAGATGGAATGTTAAGGTTTTTCAATGTAGACTTCAATGATTCATTTCTTTAGGGTTATATTGTTTTtcagtgtttttattaaattttaatcttataaaaaaatacctaaatcCGAAAGAGTACTCTATTGTTAATGTTGGCATTAAAGCTAGGTACGTAGCATACGTATGTCTATCTTTAATGAGtcttctttattattttcaggtGTTGGCGTTAATCTCCGTTGCCTTGCTGTCAATAGCGACGCAGGCGCAAGAACAAACTACCGATATAATTAACGACAAAATTAACAACATAGATGAGAAACCCTCTGTAAGGCTTGATCCATACATTAGAAAAGCTCTACTGAAGGCTTTAAGCGAACTAGAAGAAAGCGAAAACTTAACTACTGGTGCAGACACGACGGAGGAATCATCTACGGTGGATTCCTCGTTTTTCAGAACACAAGAGCAACCATCAGAAACTCTCCAACCCCCAGAACAAAAAGAAGAAATACAAATTCATTCATTCGTCGTAAACGGACAAGCGGCCTTCGCTAACTCTACGAATGTAACACCGACATTAAtagataataaaatatcaattttaagCACAACCGCTGGAAATGTTGAGAATCATGTGACAGCAACTCTCCCGACACAATCTACGTTTAGTGAAATTTTCCAGACAAGGGAAAGCGGCGTTAACGTTCAGCAAGTGCGAAGTATTCAAAGTACGCCTAAAGGCAGTAGTGAAGCCAACAAAATATCTACCTCAAAGCCAGTGCCAAGGCCAACCACCACCACGACGACGACCACCACCACGACCACCACGACCACGCCCAAACCGACGCACAATGATGATGGCGAAAATATTGAGGAGGTTGACAAAAGGGACGTTCAAGTATTTCAAGCTCCCTTAGTAGCCGCTTTTACTGTCCATCAAGATGCGCAGGGACTACCGAAGAAAGTAATACCGATATTCCAGCAAACGAGCGGTCAAGATCCATTAAAATCATTGTCTGCTACAAGTCTGCCCTCTGAAATAGTTCCTCAACAATTTAATCGTCATACTCTACCACATCTAAATGTTAATAATGTACAACAACCAGACTTTATCGGCCAGCAATTGACACTTCAGAAACAATTGGAAGAAAAACAGAGAATTCTTGAAGAACAGCTCCGGTTACTTCAGCTTCAGCAAAGACAGCAAGAAGAATTATTACGAAAACAACAATTTCTTTTGCAGCAGAAAGAAATTCAAAGACAGCAACAGTTGCTATTTAATCAAGACCAATTAAAAAGGCAACAACTACTCGCTGACCAACAAAAACTTCAAGCTAACAATTTGGATAATAATAACTTCCAGTTACAAGGACTGCAGAAAACATCCCAGCAAAACCAATTTTTAAACCAAAATGTTATTCGACCTCAAAACGCACAAGTTACAATTCAACCGAGTGTATCCttagaacaaaataatttagtagCAAATCAACAACAATTACCTAACCGTGAAGCAGTTGactttttaattcatttacGCAGTCAGCAACCAGTTCAGTTTCCACTGCAAGAAAATCATCTACCACAAGGAATAAGCAACTTTTTACAGCCAaaccccatccaaaattttcATCAAGGACCAAATTCCAATCAGTTGAGACCCTTAGCTGACCCGTTCGGGCAGAAGCAAGGTCACCGTGTTTTCCGTCAAGAGAGTGGAGTCGGTAACTTTGGtttcaataataacaataataatcaaAATTACAACCGATTTAATACCTTCAATCCTATAACTTCGAACCGTTTTTTTCCTTCAAATAGAGCAAATCAGTTCAACCCGGATTCAGAGTTAAAACAGCTGCTAGTTCAAACAGGACTTAATGGCAGAAGCCATGAAGATTTAAACATAGTCACCAAAGTTCTTTCTCTAAACCACGGGATCCCGTTAAACAACAATGTTTCTAATAGACTGCCTTTTGATAGCCGGAGACATGTTAGAGCAACTACATCATAGAGTACATTTTggttaataaatatttgcatTAATCGAATTACTTACAGGTTTAAAATTGGGTTGAGTGTTTGA from Ostrinia nubilalis chromosome 8, ilOstNubi1.1, whole genome shotgun sequence includes the following:
- the LOC135073920 gene encoding putative mediator of RNA polymerase II transcription subunit 26, with the translated sequence MRLVLALISVALLSIATQAQEQTTDIINDKINNIDEKPSVRLDPYIRKALLKALSELEESENLTTGADTTEESSTVDSSFFRTQEQPSETLQPPEQKEEIQIHSFVVNGQAAFANSTNVTPTLIDNKISILSTTAGNVENHVTATLPTQSTFSEIFQTRESGVNVQQVRSIQSTPKGSSEANKISTSKPVPRPTTTTTTTTTTTTTTTPKPTHNDDGENIEEVDKRDVQVFQAPLVAAFTVHQDAQGLPKKVIPIFQQTSGQDPLKSLSATSLPSEIVPQQFNRHTLPHLNVNNVQQPDFIGQQLTLQKQLEEKQRILEEQLRLLQLQQRQQEELLRKQQFLLQQKEIQRQQQLLFNQDQLKRQQLLADQQKLQANNLDNNNFQLQGLQKTSQQNQFLNQNVIRPQNAQVTIQPSVSLEQNNLVANQQQLPNREAVDFLIHLRSQQPVQFPLQENHLPQGISNFLQPNPIQNFHQGPNSNQLRPLADPFGQKQGHRVFRQESGVGNFGFNNNNNNQNYNRFNTFNPITSNRFFPSNRANQFNPDSELKQLLVQTGLNGRSHEDLNIVTKVLSLNHGIPLNNNVSNRLPFDSRRHVRATTS